The proteins below come from a single Psychrobacter sp. PL19 genomic window:
- the murG gene encoding undecaprenyldiphospho-muramoylpentapeptide beta-N-acetylglucosaminyltransferase → MKTPHILMMAAGTGGHVFPALAVAEELTQRGAVIHWLGTANGMENGLVEPTGYTFHAIAMQGLRGKGIGRLLKMPVTLLSAVMAVIKIIRSNQIDMVVGFGGYVTAPGGIAARMTGTPLIIHEQNAIAGMSNRYLAKIATKVLQAFEHTFANSQRDRKLETVGNPVRNAITGVAAPSARYDIMNQSPLRLLVVGGSLGAQVLNDTVPKALALLDQPFEVTHQCGRNNDVQTQDAYDGENLSQHKITVQPFIDNMAAAYNWADIIVCRAGALTVTEIQNVGIAAIFVPLPSAVDDHQTANARTLTLYDAAILLPQTELTPKRLSDELAALDRGSCLDMAQKGHALANRSATQQVADLIWQTL, encoded by the coding sequence ATGAAGACACCGCATATATTGATGATGGCCGCTGGTACGGGTGGGCACGTATTTCCAGCACTCGCAGTGGCCGAAGAGCTGACCCAGCGCGGTGCGGTCATTCATTGGCTTGGTACAGCAAACGGCATGGAAAATGGTTTAGTCGAACCAACCGGCTATACATTTCATGCTATTGCTATGCAAGGTTTACGAGGTAAGGGCATAGGTCGACTACTCAAAATGCCAGTGACCTTATTATCAGCGGTTATGGCCGTCATCAAAATTATTCGCAGTAACCAGATTGATATGGTGGTGGGTTTTGGTGGTTATGTGACTGCGCCTGGCGGTATTGCTGCGCGTATGACGGGCACACCGCTGATTATTCATGAGCAGAATGCGATTGCGGGTATGAGCAATCGCTATTTGGCTAAAATTGCTACCAAGGTATTGCAGGCTTTTGAACATACCTTTGCCAACAGTCAGCGTGATCGTAAACTTGAAACCGTTGGCAATCCAGTCCGTAATGCTATTACTGGAGTGGCCGCACCATCGGCTCGTTACGACATCATGAACCAATCGCCATTACGACTACTGGTGGTTGGTGGCTCATTGGGTGCGCAAGTGCTAAATGACACCGTTCCTAAAGCATTGGCCTTGCTAGACCAGCCATTTGAAGTGACGCATCAATGTGGGCGCAATAATGACGTGCAGACACAAGATGCTTATGATGGTGAAAATCTAAGCCAGCATAAAATCACCGTGCAGCCTTTTATCGATAATATGGCAGCCGCCTATAACTGGGCAGATATTATTGTCTGTCGCGCTGGCGCGTTGACCGTTACTGAAATTCAAAACGTTGGTATTGCCGCGATTTTTGTGCCGCTGCCAAGTGCGGTTGATGACCATCAAACTGCTAACGCTCGCACCCTAACATTATATGATGCGGCGATTTTATTACCGCAAACTGAGTTGACTCCTAAACGCTTAAGCGATGAGTTGGCAGCACTTGATAGAGGTAGCTGTTTAGATATGGCACAAAAAGGCCATGCGCTTGCCAATCGTAGCGCCACTCAGCAAGTTGCGGACCTTATTTGGCAAACGCTATAG
- the murC gene encoding UDP-N-acetylmuramate--L-alanine ligase: MSSTASARPLSNAPTNNALPKRLIEIPEMRRIQHLHFVGIGGSGMCGIAEVMNNQGYQVSGSDITASPVTQRLQDIGIEIFIGHDSKNIANADVVVVSSAIDRSNPEIEAALKARLPVVRRADMLGELMRYRHGIAVAGAHGKTTTTSLLTTMLEEGQLDPTYVIGGKLNSSGKNAALGSSRFLVAEADESDASFLSLHPMAAIVTNIDQDHMETYGNSFEKLKAAYIQFLQNMPFYGLAVVCGDDPELYAMIDDIGRPVLTFGLETYNDVQAIDVVSEGTKTHFTVLRRDHEPLALTMNIPGIHNVYNALAAITMATDEGVDDEAIKRALQKFEGVGRRFEQHDAVAIDDGDVLLVDDYGHHPREVDATIKAARQSFPDRRLVMLFQPHRYSRTRDCFDDFVEVLSSVDELLLLDVYSAGESPIAGADTKSLARSIRLRGSVEPTVIDKSNIAPVMQRLLKANDLLLTQGAGNIGQIALELVANNLYLK; this comes from the coding sequence ATGTCCTCAACCGCTTCTGCTAGACCTTTATCTAATGCACCAACTAACAATGCTTTGCCTAAACGTCTGATTGAAATTCCAGAGATGCGCCGGATTCAGCATTTACATTTTGTGGGTATTGGTGGTTCAGGGATGTGCGGTATTGCTGAGGTGATGAATAATCAAGGTTATCAAGTTAGTGGTTCAGACATTACCGCAAGCCCAGTGACTCAGCGTTTGCAGGATATTGGCATAGAGATATTTATTGGTCATGATTCCAAAAACATTGCCAATGCCGATGTGGTGGTAGTGTCATCCGCAATTGATCGCAGTAACCCAGAAATCGAAGCAGCACTCAAAGCCCGTTTGCCGGTAGTGCGCCGCGCTGATATGCTTGGTGAGCTGATGCGTTATCGTCATGGTATCGCGGTTGCAGGTGCTCATGGCAAGACGACGACCACCAGTTTGCTAACGACTATGCTTGAAGAAGGGCAGTTAGATCCAACCTATGTGATTGGTGGTAAGCTTAATTCATCCGGCAAAAACGCAGCGCTGGGCAGCAGTCGTTTTTTGGTGGCAGAAGCAGATGAGTCCGATGCGTCATTTTTATCGTTACATCCGATGGCAGCAATTGTGACCAATATCGACCAAGACCATATGGAAACTTATGGCAATAGCTTTGAAAAGCTAAAAGCTGCGTATATTCAGTTTTTACAAAACATGCCGTTTTATGGTCTCGCCGTCGTTTGTGGTGATGATCCTGAACTGTATGCAATGATTGATGATATTGGTCGTCCGGTATTGACCTTTGGGCTTGAGACTTACAACGATGTACAAGCGATTGATGTGGTTAGCGAAGGCACCAAAACCCACTTTACCGTCTTGCGTCGCGACCACGAGCCATTAGCACTTACGATGAATATTCCTGGTATTCATAACGTTTATAATGCACTGGCAGCTATCACCATGGCAACCGACGAGGGTGTCGACGATGAGGCCATTAAGCGCGCGCTACAAAAGTTTGAGGGCGTGGGTCGTCGCTTTGAGCAGCATGATGCGGTGGCCATTGATGATGGTGATGTACTGTTAGTTGATGATTATGGCCATCATCCTAGAGAAGTTGATGCGACCATCAAAGCGGCGCGTCAAAGTTTCCCCGACCGCCGTTTGGTTATGCTGTTTCAGCCGCACCGCTATAGCCGTACTCGCGACTGCTTCGATGATTTTGTCGAAGTGCTGTCAAGTGTCGATGAGCTATTATTGTTAGACGTCTATTCAGCTGGTGAGAGCCCGATTGCTGGTGCAGATACCAAGTCACTGGCACGCAGTATTCGCTTGCGAGGCTCAGTTGAACCTACGGTCATTGATAAAAGTAATATTGCGCCAGTTATGCAGCGGCTATTAAAAGCGAATGACCTGCTTCTCACTCAGGGAGCGGGTAATATAGGTCAAATTGCGCTGGAATTAGTCGCTAACAACTTATATCTCAAATAA
- a CDS encoding D-alanine--D-alanine ligase, with translation MTSNASNNTHIDNFNETINNNQDLDTVNIINPEPALAAAAQTEQNNNKIISDQNVEDTILASATALDASVFGKVAVIYGGNSNERSVSLDSGAAVLQALQNQGINATHYDPKYQDITELRGYDRVFNVLHGRGGEDGLLQGVLQWLGIPQTGSGILASALSMDKVRTKQLWQGCGLSTAPFSLLTADTDWQQVVNMLGLPLIIKPVHEGSSIGMTKVNHLDELPAAYATAVQCGDAVMAERWITGREFTIVIVDDEAYPVIRLEPADITNFYDFEAKYNRDDTSYYIPCGLSAAEENHLQELSLSAFRAVDAKGWGRVDAMQDATGNFWLLEINTVPGMTSHSLVPMAAKARGMDFDTLCVHILAQTL, from the coding sequence ATGACTAGCAACGCCAGTAATAATACTCATATCGACAATTTCAATGAGACTATTAATAACAATCAAGATTTGGACACGGTTAATATTATTAATCCAGAACCGGCATTGGCCGCTGCTGCTCAAACTGAACAGAATAATAATAAAATAATCAGCGACCAGAATGTGGAAGATACCATACTAGCGTCGGCCACAGCGTTAGACGCCAGCGTGTTTGGTAAGGTAGCGGTCATTTATGGTGGTAATAGCAATGAGCGTAGCGTCTCCTTAGATAGTGGGGCAGCGGTATTACAGGCGCTACAAAACCAAGGTATTAACGCCACGCATTATGATCCTAAATATCAAGATATTACCGAGCTGCGCGGTTACGATCGGGTATTTAATGTGTTACATGGGCGCGGCGGTGAAGACGGCCTGCTACAAGGGGTGTTGCAATGGTTGGGTATTCCGCAGACAGGCTCAGGTATTTTGGCATCAGCGCTTAGTATGGATAAAGTACGTACCAAGCAGTTGTGGCAAGGTTGCGGCTTATCGACTGCGCCGTTTTCCTTGCTTACCGCCGACACTGACTGGCAGCAAGTGGTTAATATGTTGGGGCTGCCATTAATTATTAAACCAGTACACGAGGGTTCAAGTATCGGTATGACTAAGGTTAATCACCTTGATGAGCTCCCCGCAGCTTACGCAACCGCTGTTCAATGCGGTGATGCGGTGATGGCTGAGCGCTGGATTACTGGGCGCGAATTTACCATCGTTATAGTTGATGACGAAGCTTATCCGGTTATTCGTCTGGAACCGGCTGATATTACCAACTTTTATGATTTTGAAGCAAAATATAATCGTGATGATACTAGCTATTATATTCCTTGCGGTTTAAGCGCTGCTGAAGAAAATCATTTACAAGAACTGAGTCTTTCGGCCTTCCGTGCTGTTGACGCGAAGGGTTGGGGACGGGTCGACGCCATGCAAGATGCAACCGGCAATTTTTGGCTGCTAGAAATCAATACGGTGCCGGGTATGACCAGCCACAGTCTAGTGCCTATGGCCGCCAAGGCTCGGGGTATGGATTTTGATACCCTTTGCGTTCATATCTTAGCGCAGACCCTGTAA
- a CDS encoding cell division protein FtsQ/DivIB — protein MAQTVNDVTDLMSDKSRRSKASSPIPTAIKYFFMMLMLAMLLLILTMGGKALRDAPPAAIHVSTQGLTSVQYQALQKVMSQQKVSSFFTSDLQVLRDITISLAWVDQVSITRDWQRGIVVNALPKQAVANFGTERLVDAKGAVFVPADSRELTQDKFATLQGEMTQAPVIMQQMQQINGWYAPLNMRVEDIILSPRMTWLIRFDNGLRVIVDNENTAQKLLSLSQLLGNQLSARRDNIQSIDLRYKNGFTIAWNVEELPAETSNEPPAL, from the coding sequence ATGGCTCAAACTGTCAACGACGTAACTGACTTGATGAGTGATAAGAGCCGTCGTTCGAAAGCCAGTTCCCCAATACCAACTGCCATTAAATACTTCTTTATGATGTTGATGTTGGCAATGTTGTTATTAATATTAACGATGGGCGGTAAAGCGTTACGTGATGCACCTCCTGCTGCTATCCATGTCAGCACTCAAGGACTGACCTCTGTACAATATCAGGCGCTACAAAAGGTCATGAGCCAGCAGAAAGTCAGTAGCTTTTTTACCTCTGATTTACAAGTGCTAAGAGACATTACTATTAGTCTTGCTTGGGTCGACCAGGTTAGTATAACCCGTGATTGGCAGCGTGGAATAGTGGTGAACGCTTTACCAAAGCAGGCAGTCGCTAATTTTGGTACCGAGCGTTTGGTCGATGCTAAAGGAGCCGTATTTGTACCTGCAGACAGCCGAGAGCTGACGCAAGATAAGTTTGCCACGTTACAAGGTGAGATGACGCAAGCACCGGTTATCATGCAGCAAATGCAGCAAATCAATGGCTGGTACGCACCACTTAATATGCGGGTTGAAGATATTATTTTATCACCCCGGATGACCTGGTTGATTCGCTTTGATAATGGGCTTCGTGTTATTGTTGATAATGAAAACACGGCCCAGAAATTGCTAAGCTTAAGTCAGCTACTCGGTAATCAATTAAGTGCCCGCCGTGATAATATACAATCGATAGACTTACGCTATAAAAACGGCTTTACTATTGCGTGGAATGTCGAAGAGTTACCAGCAGAAACATCCAATGAGCCGCCAGCACTATAG
- the ftsA gene encoding cell division protein FtsA: MKNTENLVVVHLSATAVHVVIGSVVSAKDIRIMGVGRVKNSDFYQGQIKHRERLQSAIRQAIQEAEDTANCRVHSVWLTIATPELSSKNSAGHVDVEDEVVRAQDMVQALANAKSQDLPSNYYLMHCCQQGIYIDDQEFIVDDAIEMVAHNITVMYHMMMLPVVSRQNIQKLLQSCDVGIDHIVFDAVTSAEYSLMAEERQQGVCLVDIGASSTSICVYKENKLIFTHCVAMGSHEVTMDISADIGISMIEAEKLKKSHGTVDVHSLDPSAFFVFKPQGLSDEINVNVYNLARIIEARYISIFTEVARQLHEADLLGYINRGIVLTGGGSTIKGMVPFAKKLLKMPIVLTNTHPDISAYNHFDNDESFKQLNTQVNDRAYYTAFGTLLYSQSEQFRHSEQSEPEAIQKSRVKNVFQGAGQRFTRVLKKIL, translated from the coding sequence ATGAAAAATACTGAAAATCTGGTTGTTGTTCATTTAAGTGCCACGGCAGTTCATGTGGTTATTGGTAGCGTTGTCTCTGCAAAAGACATCCGTATTATGGGTGTTGGACGAGTTAAAAATAGTGACTTTTACCAAGGTCAAATCAAACATCGCGAACGTTTGCAAAGTGCGATTAGGCAAGCTATTCAAGAGGCGGAAGATACAGCGAACTGTCGAGTGCATAGCGTATGGTTGACCATAGCAACGCCTGAATTGTCTAGCAAAAATAGCGCGGGTCATGTCGACGTAGAGGATGAGGTAGTCCGTGCTCAAGACATGGTTCAGGCTTTAGCCAATGCCAAATCGCAAGACTTACCCTCTAATTACTACTTGATGCATTGCTGTCAGCAGGGTATTTATATCGACGATCAAGAATTCATCGTCGATGATGCGATTGAAATGGTAGCGCATAACATCACCGTAATGTATCACATGATGATGTTGCCCGTCGTTAGTCGTCAAAATATCCAAAAACTATTACAAAGCTGCGATGTCGGAATCGATCATATCGTTTTTGATGCGGTAACTAGCGCTGAGTATAGTCTTATGGCAGAGGAACGTCAGCAGGGTGTTTGCTTAGTGGATATTGGCGCTAGTAGCACCAGTATTTGTGTCTATAAAGAGAACAAACTGATATTCACCCACTGTGTAGCGATGGGCAGCCATGAAGTGACGATGGATATCTCAGCGGATATTGGTATATCGATGATAGAAGCTGAGAAACTCAAAAAGTCTCATGGCACCGTTGATGTGCATAGCCTAGATCCTAGCGCATTTTTTGTCTTTAAACCCCAAGGTTTAAGCGACGAAATCAATGTTAATGTGTATAACCTAGCAAGAATCATTGAAGCGCGTTATATCAGTATTTTCACTGAGGTCGCCCGTCAACTGCACGAGGCCGATCTACTGGGTTACATTAATCGTGGCATCGTACTTACAGGTGGCGGTAGCACCATTAAAGGCATGGTACCGTTTGCCAAAAAACTGCTTAAGATGCCTATAGTATTGACGAATACTCACCCTGATATCAGTGCTTATAACCATTTTGATAATGACGAATCGTTTAAGCAGCTTAACACTCAAGTTAACGACCGTGCCTATTATACGGCTTTTGGTACGTTACTATATAGTCAAAGCGAGCAGTTCAGGCATAGCGAACAAAGCGAGCCTGAAGCCATTCAAAAAAGTAGAGTAAAAAATGTGTTTCAAGGTGCTGGGCAGCGCTTTACGCGTGTGCTCAAAAAAATACTGTAA
- the ftsZ gene encoding cell division protein FtsZ — MSKYTMPDDNQPLNNGQARFIVFGVGGGGGNAVEHMVQQGIKGVTFVCANTDKQALDRLTAPHKLQLGAKSNRGLGAGANPEVGRESAESEEEAIRGLLENADMVFITAGMGGGTGTGAAPVVARIAKEMEVLTVAVVTTPFKFEGGKRIKAAKAGIEQLTNFVDSIITIPNDKLMSVYGNLSMQDAFKKADDVLMHAVQGIAETIARSGLVNIDFNDIRTAMTAKGHAMMGIGRASGDDRAREATEKAIKSPLLDDLRLENAKGLLVNVISSQSLSLDEFSKISEIVEGITDTDDANIFYGSVVDEDMGDELHVTVIATGLTLDEYAEPEAPQPIPSVTSTQPVDPNLHTSALNSQKQSQNQLYQDSITRSSTQEHPQTKTNSIQDYLKRQQNK, encoded by the coding sequence ATGTCAAAATATACTATGCCAGATGACAATCAACCTCTAAACAACGGTCAAGCTCGCTTCATCGTATTTGGTGTCGGCGGCGGCGGCGGTAATGCGGTTGAACACATGGTACAACAAGGTATTAAAGGCGTGACATTCGTCTGTGCCAATACTGACAAACAAGCCCTTGATCGTCTAACAGCGCCGCATAAATTACAATTAGGTGCAAAGAGTAATCGTGGTTTGGGTGCCGGTGCCAATCCAGAAGTGGGACGTGAGTCCGCCGAAAGCGAAGAAGAAGCTATCCGCGGCTTACTGGAAAATGCAGATATGGTCTTTATTACTGCCGGAATGGGTGGTGGTACCGGTACCGGTGCTGCTCCTGTGGTTGCGCGTATCGCTAAAGAGATGGAAGTATTGACTGTCGCAGTAGTGACCACGCCATTTAAATTTGAAGGTGGCAAACGCATTAAAGCGGCGAAGGCTGGTATTGAGCAACTGACTAACTTTGTTGACTCTATTATCACTATCCCGAATGACAAGCTAATGAGTGTCTACGGCAATCTATCAATGCAAGATGCCTTTAAAAAAGCAGATGATGTCCTCATGCATGCCGTGCAAGGTATTGCCGAAACTATCGCTCGTTCAGGTCTGGTGAATATTGACTTCAACGATATTCGTACCGCGATGACGGCTAAAGGGCATGCGATGATGGGTATTGGCCGTGCGAGTGGTGACGATCGCGCACGTGAAGCGACTGAAAAAGCTATCAAGTCACCATTACTTGATGACCTGCGTTTAGAGAATGCCAAAGGTCTGTTGGTTAACGTCATCTCTTCACAAAGTTTGTCGTTAGATGAGTTCAGTAAAATTAGTGAAATCGTTGAAGGTATTACTGATACTGATGATGCTAATATTTTCTATGGCTCAGTGGTTGATGAAGATATGGGTGATGAGTTACACGTTACTGTTATTGCTACAGGTTTGACCTTAGATGAATATGCAGAACCTGAGGCCCCGCAGCCAATTCCTTCTGTCACTAGTACGCAACCAGTTGATCCTAATCTGCACACCAGTGCTCTAAACAGTCAAAAGCAGTCACAAAATCAGCTGTATCAAGACAGTATCACTCGCTCGTCTACCCAAGAACACCCACAAACCAAAACCAATAGCATTCAAGACTATCTAAAACGTCAGCAAAATAAATAA
- the lpxC gene encoding UDP-3-O-acyl-N-acetylglucosamine deacetylase: protein MNQRTIKTAIAITGIGLHSGQPVDLEFHPQPVDTGVIFERSDIEGSLPIPASAFLVQDTMMSSNLVFGGTRVGTVEHLLSAIAGLGVDNLLVRVSASEIPIMDGSASPFVGLLLQAGFDEQDALKKFLRIVRPVRVKIDDKWAELRPYEGFELNFEIDFDHPAINKDYQHAQLQFSTQNFIEQLSEARTFGFLRDIEALRKNNLALGGSMDNAIVIDDARILNTEGLRFADEFVRHKILDALGDLYLIGYPILGRFSAYKSGHALNNLLVREILSDASNFEIVTFDDNVTCPIEYLPLTGSTVEG from the coding sequence ATGAACCAACGAACTATAAAAACAGCCATAGCCATCACAGGTATCGGTTTACATAGTGGTCAGCCTGTTGATCTAGAGTTTCATCCACAGCCCGTTGATACAGGTGTGATATTTGAGCGCTCTGATATTGAAGGCAGCTTACCGATTCCGGCTAGTGCTTTTCTGGTACAAGATACTATGATGTCATCGAATCTTGTTTTTGGTGGTACCCGCGTCGGTACGGTTGAACACTTACTTAGTGCCATTGCTGGTCTTGGTGTGGATAATTTATTGGTTCGTGTCTCTGCTAGTGAGATTCCGATTATGGATGGTAGTGCCTCACCATTTGTCGGCCTGCTACTACAAGCAGGCTTCGATGAACAAGATGCTTTGAAGAAGTTTTTGAGGATTGTTCGCCCTGTTCGCGTCAAAATAGACGATAAATGGGCAGAGCTGCGTCCCTATGAAGGATTTGAGCTAAACTTTGAAATTGACTTCGACCATCCTGCTATTAACAAAGATTATCAGCACGCACAGCTACAGTTTTCTACCCAAAACTTCATCGAACAACTGAGTGAAGCACGTACTTTTGGCTTTTTGCGTGATATTGAAGCACTACGTAAAAACAACTTAGCCTTAGGTGGTAGCATGGACAATGCTATTGTCATTGACGATGCTCGCATCTTAAACACTGAAGGTCTACGCTTTGCTGATGAGTTCGTTCGTCATAAAATTTTGGATGCGTTAGGGGACTTATATTTGATTGGCTATCCAATTTTAGGTCGCTTTAGTGCGTATAAGTCCGGTCATGCTTTAAATAACTTACTAGTGCGCGAGATTCTATCCGACGCAAGTAACTTTGAAATTGTAACTTTTGATGACAATGTAACCTGTCCTATCGAATATTTACCTTTGACAGGGTCAACGGTTGAGGGATGA
- a CDS encoding CHAP domain-containing protein translates to MKQALLILSVLGMGIAQTSGAVETTFQANNTLTHTITNISTAANYGSSLNTYKNKSGAHVYSNDEISQAIDNLSAHAKQKEYQLASLTSRLSYEQRQQQASLVPDRNSAPAIAAARASKVALSGSSGYCARYVRKALQSAGYEFTPNPSAYQYASRGTLAGAGFSKISNDMQTQVGDVIVYDRSSKRPHGHIQIFDGTDWVSDFRQNGISPYSGVYAYTTWRDSQYVDDASDRGIYLAMADK, encoded by the coding sequence ATGAAACAAGCTTTATTAATTTTGTCAGTATTGGGAATGGGTATAGCACAGACAAGTGGTGCTGTCGAAACAACCTTTCAAGCGAATAATACCTTGACTCATACCATCACAAATATCTCTACTGCTGCAAACTACGGTTCTAGTCTCAATACTTATAAAAACAAAAGTGGTGCCCATGTCTATAGCAACGACGAAATCAGTCAAGCTATCGACAATCTAAGTGCCCATGCCAAACAAAAAGAATATCAGCTGGCATCATTGACTAGCCGTTTGTCTTACGAACAGCGCCAGCAACAAGCAAGCTTAGTACCGGATCGTAATTCAGCCCCTGCTATCGCTGCTGCTCGGGCCTCAAAAGTTGCTTTATCTGGAAGCTCTGGATATTGTGCTCGTTATGTACGTAAAGCGCTGCAATCGGCTGGTTACGAGTTTACACCCAACCCATCAGCATACCAGTATGCCTCTCGCGGCACGCTTGCAGGTGCAGGCTTTAGCAAAATAAGCAATGATATGCAGACCCAAGTGGGTGACGTTATCGTCTATGACCGTAGCTCAAAGCGTCCACACGGCCACATTCAGATTTTTGATGGTACAGACTGGGTGTCTGACTTCCGTCAAAACGGTATCAGTCCATATAGTGGTGTCTATGCTTATACCACATGGCGCGACTCACAATATGTTGACGACGCATCAGACCGTGGTATCTACCTTGCTATGGCTGATAAATAA
- a CDS encoding YhbY family RNA-binding protein, producing MELDNATIKRLKGIGHELKPVVMIGNNGITPAITEEIDRALTDHELIKVKLPAGSKHDRDVVSAELAATAKANIIHTIGRMALLLRKNPNANPKLSNLVRHAQ from the coding sequence ATGGAACTCGATAACGCTACGATTAAACGCCTAAAAGGCATTGGTCATGAGCTCAAGCCCGTTGTCATGATTGGCAATAATGGCATTACCCCTGCCATTACTGAAGAGATTGATCGTGCTTTAACCGATCACGAATTAATCAAAGTAAAACTACCCGCAGGTAGTAAGCACGATCGTGATGTCGTCAGCGCTGAGCTTGCAGCAACTGCTAAGGCTAATATCATTCATACCATCGGCCGTATGGCATTGTTACTGCGCAAAAACCCCAATGCTAACCCTAAGCTATCAAACTTGGTGCGCCACGCGCAGTAG
- a CDS encoding RlmE family RNA methyltransferase, which yields MATRIENKNLSKSSRVWMKEHIDDHYVKQAQKDGYRARAAYKLLEMNEKTKLIRPGMIVVDLGSAPGSWSQVAGQMVGESGTIIASDILPMDKLADVTFIQGDFREAEIFDSIMAEVGDRQVDVVLSDMAPNTAGNSAVDQPRMMYLCELAVDFALATLPEGGALIMKVFQGEGSQELRKQMQPKFSKIRSIKPAASRARSKEMFWIATK from the coding sequence TTGGCCACGCGTATTGAAAACAAAAATTTGTCAAAGAGTAGCCGTGTTTGGATGAAAGAGCATATTGACGACCATTATGTGAAGCAGGCTCAAAAGGACGGCTATCGCGCGCGCGCGGCTTATAAACTGTTAGAGATGAATGAAAAAACCAAGCTGATACGCCCGGGTATGATTGTGGTTGATTTAGGTAGTGCTCCGGGTAGCTGGTCTCAAGTAGCAGGACAGATGGTGGGTGAAAGCGGTACCATAATTGCCTCGGATATTTTACCGATGGATAAGCTAGCAGACGTGACTTTTATTCAAGGCGACTTTCGGGAAGCAGAAATATTCGACAGTATCATGGCAGAGGTCGGCGATCGGCAAGTAGATGTGGTACTGTCTGACATGGCACCTAATACTGCAGGTAATAGTGCTGTGGATCAGCCACGTATGATGTATCTGTGCGAACTTGCTGTGGACTTTGCTTTGGCTACCTTACCAGAAGGCGGCGCATTGATTATGAAAGTATTTCAGGGTGAAGGGTCACAAGAGTTGCGTAAACAGATGCAACCTAAATTTAGTAAAATTCGTAGTATTAAACCAGCTGCCTCACGGGCACGATCAAAAGAGATGTTTTGGATTGCGACTAAATAG